One genomic window of Amphiura filiformis chromosome 3, Afil_fr2py, whole genome shotgun sequence includes the following:
- the LOC140148348 gene encoding LOW QUALITY PROTEIN: transmembrane protein 168-like (The sequence of the model RefSeq protein was modified relative to this genomic sequence to represent the inferred CDS: deleted 2 bases in 1 codon), producing the protein MISLKYLTSHTLVLPFRTMACARSNCNLRALGYIDALILLAAVCAGLYTCWVHTRDATIIVLVICGLLIFAFCGMLYYYFGLVDISTSFTHLWYGCLLGLIAFTNRPSDHDIPSTVTDALLLSSLIFKLFWSSVQRVCGYVTHTSCLLTSIESFELIGFAIACVISTSSMVSMWLLITAFSFTLMAVRLKALLAIPCFALFITLSAGFFFTALEVPLNPYALSCFVGRIAIDPILDIYFCGLSTMERWDCMFNRHRYIHKLILLLVYSLEISFAFLAGHVTVNHEEWYFAIPAYLLFGFLWISLHIVFAITTWTFANKLSECNRTFHSVREDSNKSLSTVMASKGVRYFAMISRCLVASAVASTLLLGGVSWQNHNADFIACLLIVLPIEALFHGVLHELGSTLGGTCTGYAVVGPSAFCRSDGSALLLPSNAMEEYSNRSIGLLNTMQRFFVYHMIDIYSCDFSTSGLALNSLESKLKNFFARRTPDGPRFDTYIMYYSGHVNPVGDWALADNDVLKFETLLEWWGDANDESGARLIIVQDCKTCGQWLKNVQRENEHCLALQSFIMSKSTDPETGVAMDNGDFTREWVDFNCSKDTDITWKEQGRKIKAIYGVSSKWSEFNFHKPTEADIEEHWQHNFPRITHSLIKILNIPSVMDLFSYCYGCFSCFRRWKMKWLPPNVVNTGHGFKLVRS; encoded by the exons ATGATCTCACTCAAGTATCTCACAAGCCACACCTTAGTGCTCCCCTTTAGAACAATGGCCTGCGCTCGCAGCAACTGTAACCTGCGAGCCCTAGGCTACATAGACGCCCTCATTCTATTAGCAGCCGTGTGTGCTGGGCTCTACACCTGCTGGGTCCACACCAGAGACGCAACCATCATAGTTCTAGTTATATGTGGCCTGCTCATCTTTGCATTCTGCGGGATGTTGTATTACTACTTTGGTCTCGTAGACATTAGCACTAGTTTTACGCATCTGTGGTACGGATGTTTATTAGGTCTTATAGCATTCACCAACAGGCCGTCCGACCATGATATACCAAGCACCGTCACAGACGCTTTGTTACTAAGTAGTCTTATTTTCAAACTATTTTGGAGCTCGGTACAGCGTGTTTGCGGATATGTGACGCACACATCGTGCCTCCTTACTAGCATAGAATCATTTGAACTCATAGGATTTGCAATAGCATGTGTTATCAGTACCAGCAGTATGGTTAGCATGTGGCTGTTGATCACTGCATTTTCCTTCACACTAATGGCCGTAAGGTTAAAAGCTCTTTTAGCCATCCCatgttttgctttatttataaCCCTATCTGCAGGATTTTTCTTCACAGCTCTAGAAGTACCTCTTAATCCTTACGCCCTTTCGTGTTTTGTGGGACGAATTGCAATAGATCCAATACTAGATATTTATTTTTGCGGCCTGTCTACGATGGAACGATGGGACTGCATGTTCAATAGACATCGATACATTCACAAATTGATATTACTGCTTGTGTATAGTTTAGAAATATCGTTTGCATTCCTGGCAGGACATGTGACCGTAAACCATGAGGAGTGGTACTTTGCAATTCCAGCGTACCTTCTCTTCGGATTCCTGTGGATCAGCTTACATATTGTTTTCGCCATCACGACCTGGACATTTGCAAACAAGCTGTCAGAGTGCAATCGTACCTTTCACAGTGTTCGAGAGGATTCCAACAAAAGCCTGAGCACGGTGATGGCTTCAAAAGGTGTGAGGTACTTTGCAATGATATCGCGCTGTCTGGTGGCATCCGCGGTAGCCAGCACTCTGCTACTAGGTGGTGTGTCATGGCAGAACCACAATGCAGATTTCATTGCTTGTCTCTTGATCGTGTTGCCTATTGAAGCGTTGTTTCATGGGGTGCTGCACGAGTTGGGAAGCACTCTGGGTGGAACTTGCACGGGATATGCTGTGGTGGGACCATCTGCTTTTTGCAG ATCGGACGGATCTGCCTTACTCTTGCCATCTAATGCTATGGAAGAATACAGCAATCGTTCCATTGGCTTACTCAACACCATGCAGAGGTTCTTTGTCTACCATATGATTGACATCTATAGCTGTGACTTCTCTACCAGTGGGCTGGCACTCAACTCACTGGAATCCAAGCTCAAAAATTTCTTTGCTAGACGGACTCCCGATGGACCGAGATTTGACACCTACATAATGTACTACAGTGGTCATGTGAATCCAGTTGGGGACTGGGCATTAGCAG ataatgATGTGTTAAAATTTGAGACATTACTAGAATGGTGGGGAGATGCAAATGACGAGTCAGGTGCACGTCTCATCATCGTCCAAGACTGCAAAACCTGTGGCCAATGGCTTAAAAATGTCCAGAGAGAAAACGAACACTGTCTCGCCCTGCAATCCTTCATCATGAGTAAGTCCACCGACCCAGAGACTGGGGTGGCGATG GATAACGGCGATTTCACACGAGAGTGGGTGGACTTCAACTGCTCCAAAGATACCGACATCACATGGAAGGAACAAGGTCGCAAAATCAAAGCCATCTACGGCGTGTCGAGTAAGTGGAGTGAGTTCAACTTTCATAAACCCACAGAAGCCGATATCGAAGAACATTGGCAGCATAATTTTCCCAGAATCACTCATTCTCTGATCAAAATTTTGAACATCCCAAGCGTGATGGATTTGTTTTCGTATTGTTACGGGTGTTTCAGCTGTTTCCGTAGATGGAAGATGAAGTGGTTACCGCCTAATGTGGTCAATACAGGGCATGGATTTAAACTAGTAAGGTCATAG